From a region of the Rhinolophus sinicus isolate RSC01 linkage group LG04, ASM3656204v1, whole genome shotgun sequence genome:
- the RABGAP1 gene encoding rab GTPase-activating protein 1 isoform X3 codes for MRKQVCFASNQLRSLLHFSGLSAQLIRSSCLTRSLESRENRRLQEANMRLEQENDDLAHELVTSKIALRKDLDNAEEKADALNKELLMTKQKLIDAEEEKRRLEEESAQLKEMCRRELDKAESEIKKNSSIIGDYKQICSQLSERLEKQQTANKVEIEKIRQKVDDCERCREFFNKEGRVKGISSAKDVLDEDTDEEKETLKNQLREMELELAQTKLQLVEAECKIQDLEHHLGLALNEVQAAKKTWFNRTLSSIKTATGVQGKETC; via the exons atgagaaaacaagtttGTTTTGCTTCCAACCAGCTGCGTAGTTTGTTACACTTCAGTGGCCTTTCGGCCCAGTTAATAAGAAGCAGCTGCTTGACAAGGTCACTTGAATCA CGCGAGAACAGGCGCCTACAAGAAGCTAACATGAGACTGGAACAGGAAAACGATGACTTAGCTCATGAGCTCGTGACCAGCAAGATCGCACTGCGAAAGGACCTGGACAAC GCTGAGGAAAAGGCAGATGCACTGAATAAGGAGCTGCTTATGACCAAACAGAAGTTGATTGAtgcagaagaagagaaaagacgGCTGGAAGAAGAGTCAGCCCAG TTAAAAGAAATGTGTCGGCGGGAACTCGACAAGGCAGAATcggagattaaaaaaaacagttctaTCATCGGTGACTACAAGCAG atttGTTCTCAGTTGAGTGAAAGATTAGAGAAGCAGCAGACAGCTAATAAAGTGGAAATTGAGAAAATTCGG CAAAAAGTGGATGACTGTGAGCGCTGCCGGGAATTTTTCAACAAAGAAGGGCGCGTAAAGGGCATCAGCTCAGCTAAGGACGTTTTAGATGAGGACACAGATGAGGAGAAGGAGACGCTCAAGAACCAGCTGAGAGAGATGGAACTAGAACTGGCACAGACCAAGCTGCAGTTGGTGGAAGCTGAGTGTAAGATACAG GACTTGGAGCATCATTTGGGCCTCGCGCTAAACGAGGTGCAGGCAGCCAAGAAGACGTGGTTTAACCGCACGCTGAGCTCCATAAAGACGGCAACCGGGGTGCAAGGGAAGGAGACGTGCTGA